The window GCCAACCAGGAAGGATGGAAACAGCGAAGTCGAAGGATACAATGGTGTGAACCGAAAGAACAAGTGGAGTGGAAAGAGCTGCGAGAATCATGGAAACGATTTCCAAATGAGACCAAGATCTTGCCGATCCAACCCAACCAAAGGAAAGAACGTTGTATAAGTTCTTTCTCCAAGTTTCAGTCGCACGGTCACGAAGTGTTGCTAAGTCAGGAATGAGTCCTAAATACCAGAACACCATGGAGATGGAAAGGTAGGTCGATACCGCAAACGTATCCCAAATCAGTGGGGAACGGAAGTTCACCCAAAGTGGACCTCTTTCGTTTGGATAAGGAAACAACCAAAATCCGAGCCAAGGACGACCTACGTGAAGGATGAGGTTCGATGCAGCAACAAGTACGGCAAAGATTGTCATCGCTTCCGCAGCACGGTTAATCCCTGTTCTCCAACCTTGACGGAATAGGAATAGAACCGCAGAAATCAATGTTCCTGCGTGACCGATACCGATCCAGAATACGAAGTTGACTACGAAAAATCCCCAACCTACCGGGTTATTGATCCCGAGTAAGTAAAGACCTTCATAAAACAAATATCCGATGATGGCTACGTCGATCAGGGTGATCGTAAGAACCAAAAGAAAAGTATTCCACCAAAGTTTGGTAGGGAAATCTTCGTTCGGTTTTGCGATATCAACGGTTACATCTTTAAGCGACTTCCCGCCTGTTACCAGGTCGGGGATGTCTAATTTATCTCTAACTGCTTGTGTTAATGACATTCCCTTTGTGTTCTCCCTGTTAAACTTCGTTTCGAACGCGAGTCATATAACTGACGGCCGGTCCGATGTTTAGGTATTCCAGAAGTTTGTAAGACCTAGGGTCTTTCAAGAGCTTCGCTACTTTAGATTCAGGATCATTTACGTTACCGAACACAATGGAATTGGAAGAACATGTTTGTTCACATGCTGCTTTCACTTCCCCATCTCGTAATGTTCTTCCTTCGTTTTTCGCTGCGATTTTTTTCTCAGCTACTCGAGAAGCACAGAAGTTACATTTTTCCATAACCCCACGAGAACGAACGGTGACATCTGGGTTGAGACCAAGGTTTCTTGGTGGGAGTGCCTTAAATGTAGGTGTTGCTTCGCCAAGTAGATTGTGTTCTGTCCAATGTTCTAACCAGTTAAAACGACGCACTTTGTAAGGGCAGTTGTTTGAGCAGTAACGAGTTCCCACACAACGGTTGTAAACCATATCGTTGGTTCCTTCCGAACTGTGAACAGTCGCAGCTACTGGACAAACTGTCTCACAAGGAGCATTGTCGCAATGTTGGCACATGAGTGGTTGGTGCGCAATTTCGAGTGATTCCGGTTTTTCAGGATCACCGATGTAGTAACGGTCAATACGAAGCCAATGCATCTCACGACCCATTCTCACTTCGTCACGTCCTACCATTGGCACGTTGTTTTCAATATTACAAGCGACTACACAAGCACCACAACCAGAACAAGAAGTAAGATCCACTGCCATTCCCCATTTGTATCCTGGGTATTGGAACTGGCTTCCTGGTTGGTCAGAAGGAGCATTCGCTCCTTGAGCTCTTTGTAGTTTTCCATCGATTAAGATTTTTGGAATCTCTGGTTCAGGAATTCCTGCCCCTGGATTCTTAGCATAATCTTGGAGTTTTGCAGAAATGATCAAAGGTCTTTCTTTCCATTCCACACCCATCATCACACCAGGGCTCATCATATGATGGTCTTGTGTGGTAGCGAGTTTGTATTTCTTTCCTGTAGGAGAAAGAGTGATCGAAAGTCCAGAGTAAACGAGTGATCCGTCTACTTCTTCTGCAAGAGTATTTGCGTTTTTCCCTACTCCGTTTCCAATCTCACCTACGTTTGTTCTTCCGTAACCAAGAGCAATTCCCACTGCTTCTGGATGGAGACCTGGTTGGATGAGAGCCGGAAGTTCAAACGATTTTGTGCCAACAGTCACTGTGACAACATCATTGAGTTTAATTCCCGACGAACGAGAGTATTGTGGGCTAATCGCAACATAATTGTCCCAAGTGACTTTAGATACTGGATCTGGAAGTTCTTGGAGTTGCGAGTTGTTTGCTCTTTCGCCATTACCGAGTGCGGTGCTTTCGTAAAGAGAAACAGTAAGACCAGATTTCGATGCAGTAAGAGGAGCAATCGTTCCACGGAAAGATCGTCCTGCTTTGTCAGCTTTTGGATTTCCAGAAACTAACACACCTTTTCTGAGAAGGTCTTCCCAGTTTGTTTTTTTAGAGTATTTTGATTTGAGATAGTCGTATAACGAACTCGCACCAAGAAGCGATCCACCTGCCCAAGTGATGAGCATATCTTCAAATGCTTTGGACTGGAAGATCGGTCGGATGGTTGGCTGTTGTACGGAAACAATTCCTGCAACAGATTCGTTATCTCCCCAAGACTCTAGGAAGTGAGACACTGGAGCAAGCCAGTTGGAAGCAAGTGCTGTTTCATCCACTCGGTCAGAAACTTGAACTACTTGTGCTGCTTCATGAAGGAGTTTTTTCCACTCATCTCCGTTTGGCGCTTGGTAGACAGGGTTCACACCGAAAAGAATCACCACACCGGCTTTTCTTTCTTTTAAGTCTTTTGCGAGAGATTTTAAATTTTCAGCGTAGTTAGAACGTCCTTCTTTCAAAGGATTTCCTGCATCGATCGTTTTTCCATCGTTACCGAGCATGCTGTTGAGCATGTTCACTGCGATTTGAAGGTCTACTGCATCGGCAGTCAGAGCATTCGAACCACCAGCAACAACAATGGACTCACCCTTTGCAGAAGCAAGAGCCTTGGCAGTGCGTAAAACTACTTCTTTGGAAATTCCAAGTTCCGCTGCAGAAGACTCTACATTGATTCCGGAAACTCCTGTAGAACCACCCACTCCCAAATCAGAAAGAGCTTTTGCAATCACAAGAGCAAACTTTCTTTGGTCACCTGGTTTTAGTGGCACTCTTTGGTCAGCGTTGGAACCCGTCATAGACGGATGAGTTTCTGCCGCAATGAAAGCATTGAAGGATTTTACACCTTTGTCTTGTAAGTCTCTTCTTTTAGAGAAATCATTGTGGTAGTTTGTGTGATTTAAAAAGTCACTGTCGATGGAAAGGATGACTTTTGCTTTGTCGAAATGGTAGTTTGGAAGAACTGCCTTTCCGTAAGATTTTTCTTGAGCAATAGTAATCGCATCATCAGAAGATGCAAAAGCTACTTCGATGTGTTTTCCACCACCAACCGATTTTAAGAATTCAGAAATGAATTCACCGGTTGCAGGAGAAGAAAGAGGTTTTGTGACAACAATGGTTTTTCCTTTGTTGGCTTTCAATTTCTCTTTTACATCTTTGTCTAAAACAAACCAGTCGCTAGACTTAGCAGTTCCATTCACCACTTGTTGTGGTTCTTTGGCACGGTCTGCATCATAAAGATCAAAAATAGAAGCTTGTCCAGAAGCACAAAGAGCACCTTCCGAAATTGGATGGTTTGGATTTCCTTCGAGTTTCAAAGGTCGTCCGTCTTTTGCTTTCACTAAGATTCCACAACCAACAGAACATCCACCACAAACAGAAGCATAGTGGTAAGAGTGTCCATGTTTTACGAAGTCGTATTGTTCTACTTCGTTGTTGTCTGGGTTCTTAATGGTTAAGTTCACATAAGGAACAATTTTTTCAGCAGGTTTTTGGATACAACCAACAGTTGTCATCACAACGGATGCACCCATAAACTTTAAGAAAGTTTTTCTATCAAAATCACCCTTTTTGATTTTTGCAATCAGGGGATCTGGAGATTTATAGAACTCTTGCTTTTGCAATTCACGTTCGCGAGAAGTTCCGCGAAGTTCATAAGACTGCCAAAGCGATTTTTTTTCTTTTTGGAAACTATCGTCTTTCATCATAAATTATTACTTGTCTCCCGATTATCTGTGGCACGTAGAACAATCGTTAGGAGCATTGTTCTCTCTATGGCAATCGACACAAAATCCCATATTGAGGGACTTGGACTGTCTAACCTTTACCATCTCTGCCATGTTGCCGTGGCATGTGGAACAATCAACGCCACGTTGTACGTGTCGTGAATGGTTAAAGTATACGAAGTCTGGTTGGTCATGGACCTTCACCCAGGATACTGGAGTGTTACTGTCGTATTGTTCTTTAAGCCATTTAACATGTTCTTGGTTGCCCGCTACGTTACCTGCTCCATGGCAGTTCATACAAGTGGAACTTGGAGGAACTGTGGCATGGGCCGAATTTTCAACACCAGTATGGCAATACTTACAGTCGATTTTGTTATCGCCGGCATGTATCTTATGGTTGAAGGGGATGGGCTGGTCGGGTGAATAGCCCACATAACGGCTAGGTGAAAAAATCAAATATGCTAGAGCTGCAATTGCAACGATAGGCACAGAGATCTTGAGTATTTTTATATTCATTCGCAGATTTCCTGAATCCGTTTACACTGTCTTCTGACAAGGAAAGGCAAAATCAGAAAAAAAGCAAGTATGTAAGGGTTTTGGTTGCGAAAAAACATAAAAAGAGACATAATCCGAAATTTTCTATGAACTTTCTTTATTGAAACTAAGTCTCAATTAGTCTAAGAAATACCGCCAAATGCCTGTTAATTTTTCTTTATGAAACTTGGATTCAGCCTCAATCAGACATAGATTTGCGACAAGACAACAGGACACATCACTTCAACTCTTTGTAATCCGAAACCTTTGCGTAATAGAACGCAAAGTATCTGCCGCATGAGAGAGTTTCCTGGAAGAGGATGCCACTAGATCGGAGCCCGAAGCAATGTGCATGGTTTCATTATTGATCCCAATCACTGATTCCGAAATCTGTTGGATGGCTCTTTTCTGCTCTTCAATGGCCCCTCTGATGGATTCTGATTCACGACCTACCTCTTCCGATCGTTCATCCACTTCTCTATTGTAACTTAACTGAGACTGAGTCGCTTCAGAAAGTCGTTTCATAACACTCTCTACTTCTCCAATATCTCGGATGATGAGATTCAAAAGTTCGACAGAGGAACGAATTCCCTTCGCCCCCTCTTCCAACTCTTTACTGTTCTTACCAATCATATCTTCAATTGCTTGGATGGAGTGAGCCGTTTTGTCGGATAGTTTCGAAATCTCTTCGGCAACAATGGCAAACCCACGGCCTGCTTCCCCAGCCCTTGCCGCTTCAATGGCTGCATTCAGTGCGAGTAAACTGGTTTGGTCTGAAATTTCATCAATGATCCCTATCACTTCTTTCATTTCAGAAGAAGATTCTAAGATTACGTTAATCACATCCTTCATTTGGTTGAGTGATTCACCACCAAGTTTGGCTTGTTTGGTAATGTTTTCCGTATTTGCCAGTGCCGATTTTGTATCCTTTTCGATTTGGATGGCACCCCTGGAAAGTTCCAAAATCTTCCCATTGAATTCCAGAATATTATTATGTTGTTTTGTAGTGGAAACTGCGGTGGTTTCCATACTGGCAACCACCTCTTCTGTTGTGGCAGAGATTTCTTCGGAAGACGCAGCCGTTCCTTGGGCCATATCAGAAAAACTAGCAGAGGATTCACGTAAACTTTCAGAAGAAGAGGTAATTTCTTCGGCGACGGATTGAATTTCTCCAAGAGAACTACGAATGCTGGTGATAAAACCGTTTAGAGCCAAGTTCATCCGACCAATTTCATCATTGTTTGTTAATGTTAAAGACTCAGTAAGATCTCCTTTGGCCATTTTATCCAAAATGATCACTGAATTTTCTAATGGTAATAATCTTTTACGGAGGAATCGAAAGATTCCAAAAACAACGAGAGCTGTAATGAAAAACACAACAACAACGGCAATAAGAGCCACCTGAATGAATCCAGAATTCATATCAGATTTAGGAAGCACAACACCGATGATGGTATTCCATTCTTCTAATCGTTTGATGAGAAGGGCATTGTCCTGTCCATTTTCTGTATATTCAAAGTAAGCACCATCTTTGGCTTCGAGGATGGGCCGACCTTCGGGAATTTTACTTAAATCTACTTTTAGAATTTTGGATTTGTCAGGTCCTGCAAACACAACTCCTTTTGTTGTGATGGCAGTGATATAACCATTGGCCCCTACATGGATCCCTTCTCCCATTCGTTTCGAAACTTGTTCCAAATTCAAAGCAATCCAAAGGATCCCTACCAGTTTCCCTTTGTCTTCAATCGGGAAAGAAACAAGACTCACAGGCAAACCAGTGATAGGTGACTCTTGGACAGATCCAATTAGAAACTGTTTTTTTAAAGCAACAACGACATGGTCCCCCGTTTTGTCTTCTTCCAGTTGGTAACCGATGGAACGAGGAATTCCCGCTGCAAATATCTTTGCGTTTTGTTTAGGTACAGATAAAAAAATATTTTCGTATTCACCGTTAGCATCTTGCATGATTCCAACCAGTAAATTGGTCGCAAACTCAGCCTTTCCCGTTTGGAAAGATTCAACAATTTCTCTTTGTTTGGAAAGTAGGCCCGCAATGCGGAGTTGGGATTTATAATAATTGGAAAGTTCAGCACCGGCACTTTTACCTGCGTTTTCCATTTCTCCTCGGTAAACTTTGACAAGGAGGCTCCAGTTTAGATATAAGATCAGTGCGGATACAACCACGGACAAAACCAAAATGGAAAGGAATGTGTAAAGACCGAGAATGTATTTTAAACTTTTCATATATTACCGAATAGGACGTCTATTTCAGGGAATTCTAAGGAAGGGTCAAAAATTTTCTATCAATATATTTCTAAATCATAATGTGAATCTATCCATTTGAAACGATGTTCACAGAGGGTGTCATGTTTCCTTTGGGGAATGAAAAAGTGTGAGGGCAAAAAAAAAGGCCCTGATTTGACATCGAAGGGCCCTAAAAACCAGACTTACACAATTTAGCCTAGTTATACTTTCGAGTTTTTAGAAGATTTCCCCTGAATTTTTTTTAGCCAAACCAAAGAAATTTTCTTTGTGACAAGGTTTCTTGTCTCTTTTTTCAGGAAAGCTACGTTTGGAGTAGCCACTTTAAACGATTCCCTCTCGAGAACCGGCTCAATTTGGTATCCTGGCCCTGCCATTTCCTGTAATTGGGTAAGTTTTTCGGAAGGAAGGATGAGAAGTCTTTCCGGTTTTTCTGACCAAAGTTTGTCTAATTTATCCTTATCGTATACATTTCGGAAATTCCTTTCTGCATAAAATCCATAGGAACGTTTGGAATTGGACAACCAAAAGGAATATACCACCGGTTCGTTTGGTTCCAGTTCTTTGATTTTCGCTCCAAATTCTTTGGAAGGTTGGTAACTCGTGAGCAGAGGATAAAACTCCAAACTAATCGCACTGAAAAACAAAGTAGCACCCACAAGAGTGACAAGAATTTCGAGAGGAATGAGTTGTGCAGACAACATGATGAAAAGAACACCAATGATCCCAAACACATAATAAAGAATCCCCACATCAGCCACAAAGATAGGGATGAGAAAATACCCTACCAAATACACAAGACCTGCGATGAGAAAAGAAGGACGAAGCCTTTCCACATTGGAACGAAATAAACTTTCTTCCATAATTTTACCAAAGTACAAAGCAGCTCCTGGTAAAATCCAATACGTGTATTGCGGGAGTGGATAACGAGAAAAGGAAATTAAAAACAGAAAGAGAAAAACCCAAAAAGGAATTACAAAGTCGATTTCTTTGTATTCATTTGCACGAATTTTTCTAAGGATTTCCTTCCAACCCAGTGATTTAATATACTGATACAAACGAAAGGAAATATAAATGATCATAGGCACAAGCCCACTGAAGAATGCCCAAGAGAATGATTTATAAAAGTAAAACGGATCAAAATTGATGTCATACATATCTCTATAAAACCGGCCAAAAGACTGGATCCATAAAAAGAAAACTGGGCCATAGGAATTGAAGTTTTGGTAGAGAAAGTAACACCATAAAGCAGGAAGAGATGCCAAAACAAAAATCCCCGTAGGAATTCGCATCGACAGAAGTAATTTCCAATCTCTACGAAATAAAATATCTCCACCAATGGATATGGCTGGGATAAATACAGAAATTGGTCCTTTGGTGATAAAACCCATAGACATCATAAGATACATCAAATAGAAGTAGTTTGGATTTTTTTTCCTTCCTAAATAATAGAAATGATAAGTGAACACCAAATAGGCGGTAAGATACACATCTATCTTTGGATCCACAACCATGGCATAAACCCCGGGTGCCAAAAGGTAAGCGAAGGAAGCCAGGTATCCTTGTCTTTCTTTTCCACCAGTCAAAATAGTGATCCGGTAAATTGAAAAAACGGAAAGTAAGGTAATCAGAATCGCAGGAATCCGAAAAGCAATGTTACTAATTCCAAAAAGAGAAAAGGAAGTTGCAATGGTCCAAAAAGTTAAGATGGGTTTGTCTAAGTATCTTCTTCCATTATCAATGAGTGAAAAAAAATCATTAGATAAAACAAGTTCGCGGCCAATACCAGCATACTGTGCACTATCAATATCAATCACATCTAAAGGAAGAGTGAATAAAATAGGAATGGAGGCAAGGAGTAGTAGAATTCGATAAAAAATTCTTTCAGAGGGAGTGAGTGATTCTTTCATTCTAAAGTACCAATTTGGATTAAACATTGCCCAAATCCTTTACATGAATTGGGTTCTTGGTCATAACATTGTAAAATATCACTGTTATGAGTGGTGCATCCGTCCATACATTGGATTCGGCCTGTTCTTTTGACATCTGGTGCCAAGGTAAGTTTTAACTCTTCCTCAGTACAAGAAACAAATACTTCACAAGCCGCTTGGCATTTTTTTTCCACTATGTCCTGGCAGTTTCCCAAAAAGAAAGCCATAACAA of the Leptospira kanakyensis genome contains:
- a CDS encoding ArnT family glycosyltransferase; translated protein: MKESLTPSERIFYRILLLLASIPILFTLPLDVIDIDSAQYAGIGRELVLSNDFFSLIDNGRRYLDKPILTFWTIATSFSLFGISNIAFRIPAILITLLSVFSIYRITILTGGKERQGYLASFAYLLAPGVYAMVVDPKIDVYLTAYLVFTYHFYYLGRKKNPNYFYLMYLMMSMGFITKGPISVFIPAISIGGDILFRRDWKLLLSMRIPTGIFVLASLPALWCYFLYQNFNSYGPVFFLWIQSFGRFYRDMYDINFDPFYFYKSFSWAFFSGLVPMIIYISFRLYQYIKSLGWKEILRKIRANEYKEIDFVIPFWVFLFLFLISFSRYPLPQYTYWILPGAALYFGKIMEESLFRSNVERLRPSFLIAGLVYLVGYFLIPIFVADVGILYYVFGIIGVLFIMLSAQLIPLEILVTLVGATLFFSAISLEFYPLLTSYQPSKEFGAKIKELEPNEPVVYSFWLSNSKRSYGFYAERNFRNVYDKDKLDKLWSEKPERLLILPSEKLTQLQEMAGPGYQIEPVLERESFKVATPNVAFLKKETRNLVTKKISLVWLKKIQGKSSKNSKV
- a CDS encoding cytochrome c3 family protein, translated to MNIKILKISVPIVAIAALAYLIFSPSRYVGYSPDQPIPFNHKIHAGDNKIDCKYCHTGVENSAHATVPPSSTCMNCHGAGNVAGNQEHVKWLKEQYDSNTPVSWVKVHDQPDFVYFNHSRHVQRGVDCSTCHGNMAEMVKVRQSKSLNMGFCVDCHRENNAPNDCSTCHR
- a CDS encoding methyl-accepting chemotaxis protein, with translation MKSLKYILGLYTFLSILVLSVVVSALILYLNWSLLVKVYRGEMENAGKSAGAELSNYYKSQLRIAGLLSKQREIVESFQTGKAEFATNLLVGIMQDANGEYENIFLSVPKQNAKIFAAGIPRSIGYQLEEDKTGDHVVVALKKQFLIGSVQESPITGLPVSLVSFPIEDKGKLVGILWIALNLEQVSKRMGEGIHVGANGYITAITTKGVVFAGPDKSKILKVDLSKIPEGRPILEAKDGAYFEYTENGQDNALLIKRLEEWNTIIGVVLPKSDMNSGFIQVALIAVVVVFFITALVVFGIFRFLRKRLLPLENSVIILDKMAKGDLTESLTLTNNDEIGRMNLALNGFITSIRSSLGEIQSVAEEITSSSESLRESSASFSDMAQGTAASSEEISATTEEVVASMETTAVSTTKQHNNILEFNGKILELSRGAIQIEKDTKSALANTENITKQAKLGGESLNQMKDVINVILESSSEMKEVIGIIDEISDQTSLLALNAAIEAARAGEAGRGFAIVAEEISKLSDKTAHSIQAIEDMIGKNSKELEEGAKGIRSSVELLNLIIRDIGEVESVMKRLSEATQSQLSYNREVDERSEEVGRESESIRGAIEEQKRAIQQISESVIGINNETMHIASGSDLVASSSRKLSHAADTLRSITQRFRITKS
- a CDS encoding Cys-rich protein, translating into MKHGKWILTFVMAFFLGNCQDIVEKKCQAACEVFVSCTEEELKLTLAPDVKRTGRIQCMDGCTTHNSDILQCYDQEPNSCKGFGQCLIQIGTLE
- the nrfD gene encoding NrfD/PsrC family molybdoenzyme membrane anchor subunit, producing the protein MSLTQAVRDKLDIPDLVTGGKSLKDVTVDIAKPNEDFPTKLWWNTFLLVLTITLIDVAIIGYLFYEGLYLLGINNPVGWGFFVVNFVFWIGIGHAGTLISAVLFLFRQGWRTGINRAAEAMTIFAVLVAASNLILHVGRPWLGFWLFPYPNERGPLWVNFRSPLIWDTFAVSTYLSISMVFWYLGLIPDLATLRDRATETWRKNLYNVLSFGWVGSARSWSHLEIVSMILAALSTPLVLSVHTIVSFDFAVSILPGWHTTIFPPYFVAGAIFSGFAMVVTLMVIAREVFNLKNYITMKHLDNMNKIMMVTGLIVGLAYGTEFFIAWYSGNEYEVFAFWNRAFGPYGWAYFIMISCNVLSPQVFWFRKLRYNIPVMFVASLVVNVGMWFERFVIMMTLNRDFLPSSWAMYTPTLFDYAMLIGTFGIFFTLFLLWCRIMPVIAIAEVKTVMPQKEGAHH
- a CDS encoding TAT-variant-translocated molybdopterin oxidoreductase, translated to MKDDSFQKEKKSLWQSYELRGTSRERELQKQEFYKSPDPLIAKIKKGDFDRKTFLKFMGASVVMTTVGCIQKPAEKIVPYVNLTIKNPDNNEVEQYDFVKHGHSYHYASVCGGCSVGCGILVKAKDGRPLKLEGNPNHPISEGALCASGQASIFDLYDADRAKEPQQVVNGTAKSSDWFVLDKDVKEKLKANKGKTIVVTKPLSSPATGEFISEFLKSVGGGKHIEVAFASSDDAITIAQEKSYGKAVLPNYHFDKAKVILSIDSDFLNHTNYHNDFSKRRDLQDKGVKSFNAFIAAETHPSMTGSNADQRVPLKPGDQRKFALVIAKALSDLGVGGSTGVSGINVESSAAELGISKEVVLRTAKALASAKGESIVVAGGSNALTADAVDLQIAVNMLNSMLGNDGKTIDAGNPLKEGRSNYAENLKSLAKDLKERKAGVVILFGVNPVYQAPNGDEWKKLLHEAAQVVQVSDRVDETALASNWLAPVSHFLESWGDNESVAGIVSVQQPTIRPIFQSKAFEDMLITWAGGSLLGASSLYDYLKSKYSKKTNWEDLLRKGVLVSGNPKADKAGRSFRGTIAPLTASKSGLTVSLYESTALGNGERANNSQLQELPDPVSKVTWDNYVAISPQYSRSSGIKLNDVVTVTVGTKSFELPALIQPGLHPEAVGIALGYGRTNVGEIGNGVGKNANTLAEEVDGSLVYSGLSITLSPTGKKYKLATTQDHHMMSPGVMMGVEWKERPLIISAKLQDYAKNPGAGIPEPEIPKILIDGKLQRAQGANAPSDQPGSQFQYPGYKWGMAVDLTSCSGCGACVVACNIENNVPMVGRDEVRMGREMHWLRIDRYYIGDPEKPESLEIAHQPLMCQHCDNAPCETVCPVAATVHSSEGTNDMVYNRCVGTRYCSNNCPYKVRRFNWLEHWTEHNLLGEATPTFKALPPRNLGLNPDVTVRSRGVMEKCNFCASRVAEKKIAAKNEGRTLRDGEVKAACEQTCSSNSIVFGNVNDPESKVAKLLKDPRSYKLLEYLNIGPAVSYMTRVRNEV